The following proteins are co-located in the Apium graveolens cultivar Ventura chromosome 5, ASM990537v1, whole genome shotgun sequence genome:
- the LOC141661761 gene encoding uncharacterized protein LOC141661761 translates to MTMFPPAATSTQHHQNLISCYTENRCYVDVNTTSGYGSYNLNQSIFGTQNFLNYVQGGEGYDNFLSAVNSSDHHQTASLVGSAYTQVMAEEDESKTETEISKTVHDHEKEAAGSSSKDLIKDPVDDEEGGGWLQLSIGSHTVTTGSSDYNQYHHDNENKLHYDGRLIMPLTRGDEEDIYRQQFVELDLLPNSSCGGGVNTEVKSNTNFTQELVIMNTSPAAAANSSTQEQQQQQRYYYSPVLPPRPTNLFLQHYYPPPPTATSSHYPLNHNYHNQQQVGNYQEYNPHWPTFRCSSASASSSFMPPVPSYFSRLPFQIHGASAASGVDASHHLPRFDFRVVDPPRRPHSGIWFTLQASQIQAKQPFLPQIPKSYLRIKERQMTIRVIIKYLVNKLRLDSEAEIEIRCKGQQLLPYLTLQHIRDSIWNPGDQSSSSDHLHHHLMVLHYGRTRAA, encoded by the exons ATGACCATGTTTCCTCCAGCCGCAACGTCTACTCAACATCATCAAAATCTTATTAGTTGTTATACAGAAAACAGATGCTACGTTGATGTTAACACTACTTCTGGTTATGGTAGTTATAATTTAAATCAGAGTATTTTTGGCACTCAAAATTTCCTTAATTACGTACAAGGTGGGGAAGGATACGATAACTTTCTTTCTGCGGTAAATAGTAGTGATCATCATCAAACAGCTTCATTAGTAGGATCTGCTTATACTCAAGTAATGGCCGAAGAAGACGAATCAAAAACGGAGACAGAAATCAGTAAGACAGTACATGATCATGAAAAAGAAGCCGCGGGTTCAAGCTCCAAGGATTTAATAAAAGATCCTGTTGATGACGAAGAAGGAGGAGGGTGGCTTCAGTTGAGCATCGGTAGCCACACAGTTACGACGGGGAGTAGTGATTATAATCAGTACCATCATGATAACGAAAACAAACTCCATTACGATGGCAGGTTAATTATGCCACTAACACGAGGAGATGAGGAAGATATATATCGGCAGCAGTTTGTAGAGCTGGATTTACTTCCTAATTCTTCTTGTGGTGGAGGAGTTAACACTGAGGTTAAAAGTAATACTAATTTTACACAAGAATTAGTTATTATGAATACGTCGCCAGCTGCAGCAGCTAATTCTTCCACtcaagaacaacaacaacaacaacggTATTACTATTCACCGGTGTTACCGCCCCGCCCAACTAATTTATTCTTGCAACACTACTACCCTCCTCCCCCCACCGCTACTTCTTCTCATTACCCTCTTAATCATAACTATCATAATCAACAACAAGTAGGTAATTATCAAGAATATAACCCCCACTGGCCGACTTTTAGGTGTTCATCCGCctcagcttcttcttcttttaTGCCTCCCGTACCTTCGTATTTCTCACGGTTACCTTTTCAAATCCACGGTGCATCCGCAGCTAGTGGCGTAGATGCTTCTCATCACCTTCCACGATTCGATTTCAGAGTCGTGGATCCTCCTAGGAGGCCTCATTCCGGTATTTGGTTTACGCTACAAGCTTCTCAAATTCA AGCCAAACAACCATTTTTGCCGCAGATACCTAAGAGCTACTTAAGAATCAA GGAAAGACAGATGACAATTCGAGTGATAATAAAGTATCTGGTTAATAAGCTGAGACTGGACAGCGAAGCCGAG ATAGAGATAAGATGCAAAGGGCAGCAGCTATTGCCATACTTGACGTTGCAGCATATAAGAGATAGCATTTGGAATCCGGGGGATCAGTCGTCGTCTTCGgatcatcttcatcatcatcttaTGGTCCTTCATTATGGTCGCACCCGTGCTGCTTAA